Proteins encoded in a region of the Chlamydiota bacterium genome:
- the yabJ gene encoding 2-iminobutanoate/2-iminopropanoate deaminase, whose translation MERSIGFSRAVKIGNMISVSGTAAIAPDGSTVSLGSVYEQTKCCIGIMKKAIEEAGGTLENVIRTRIMLTDISKWEEAARAHGEYFTDIRPACTFFEVGGFIKADWLVETEADCLLVKDSEEAAR comes from the coding sequence ATGGAAAGGTCAATCGGCTTCTCGCGTGCTGTTAAAATTGGAAATATGATTTCTGTATCCGGAACAGCTGCAATTGCGCCAGATGGTAGTACTGTTTCCCTTGGTAGTGTTTATGAACAAACAAAATGCTGCATTGGAATCATGAAAAAGGCTATCGAAGAGGCTGGTGGCACGCTCGAAAATGTTATACGCACACGTATCATGCTCACAGACATTTCCAAGTGGGAAGAAGCCGCTAGAGCTCACGGTGAATATTTCACTGATATTCGTCCCGCATGTACTTTTTTTGAAGTGGGTGGCTTCATAAAAGCAGATTGGCTAGTAGAAACCGAAGCCGATTGTCTTCTTGTTAAAGACAGCGAAGAGGCGGCCCGTTAG
- the chiA1 gene encoding Chitinase A1 — protein sequence MRKIFLWIFTFCSMNGLCVYNIGGYFENWAQYQAGYNGQYATKPEDLDAYINGLDTFYYAFSFFKFGYEENSPQPWVDNKTYYTVHNNWNIYPSEWNDINYWHKTEGQWDKALALRNTHPGLKVVLSIGGWFFATPGIWYSDTTLTYFHDMSTNSANRTEFIASAVALCTGNYVWAGTTQTDINFDGIDLDWEYPASTQHGGNGADYQGYYDLLKELGAALHAQGKVLSIAAPASVPAGTVSGTYTPDVGPPKNVDPNIPATYFEWLADCAKHLDHINVMCYDYYGPGYSAVTADNAPLYPFQGLLSTQQTISEYKTAFAAVGGDLSKIIIGLAAYGHTFAGVDFNTGWDLNNYPYGPGANYSGADAGGPLTNQAGYLSYIEIEKSIPPPSILNQSSVTGKLPANPNNRTFGDYFPHQNNNIIVNKGASDSYYYNGFKYDADTGCYYAYNSTNNVWVSFDTPKNASFLNAGQPSSIEVKCNYVKAQGLGGVMIWPLDNDLYTSPDESILKTMVDTMQ from the coding sequence ATGAGAAAAATATTTCTATGGATTTTTACATTTTGTTCAATGAATGGATTGTGTGTATATAATATTGGAGGTTATTTTGAAAATTGGGCGCAATACCAAGCTGGATATAATGGTCAATATGCAACTAAACCAGAAGATCTTGATGCTTACATAAATGGATTAGATACCTTTTATTATGCTTTTAGTTTTTTTAAGTTTGGGTATGAAGAAAATTCACCTCAGCCGTGGGTGGATAATAAAACATATTATACAGTTCATAATAACTGGAATATTTATCCTTCAGAATGGAATGATATTAATTATTGGCACAAGACAGAGGGACAGTGGGATAAGGCTCTTGCATTAAGAAATACACATCCTGGTTTGAAGGTCGTTTTATCTATAGGAGGATGGTTTTTTGCTACTCCTGGTATATGGTATAGTGATACTACTCTTACTTATTTTCATGATATGTCAACAAATTCTGCAAATAGGACGGAGTTTATCGCTTCTGCTGTTGCACTTTGTACAGGTAACTATGTATGGGCAGGAACTACTCAAACTGACATAAATTTTGATGGAATTGATCTTGATTGGGAATATCCAGCAAGTACCCAACATGGGGGGAATGGAGCTGATTATCAAGGATATTATGATCTATTGAAAGAACTTGGTGCGGCATTGCATGCTCAAGGTAAGGTGTTATCAATAGCAGCCCCAGCGAGCGTTCCAGCAGGAACCGTTTCAGGAACTTATACCCCAGATGTAGGACCTCCAAAAAATGTGGATCCAAATATTCCTGCAACCTATTTTGAATGGTTGGCTGATTGTGCTAAGCATCTCGATCACATCAATGTGATGTGCTATGATTATTATGGCCCTGGTTACTCTGCTGTTACAGCAGATAACGCTCCTTTGTATCCTTTTCAAGGTCTTCTTTCTACACAACAAACTATTAGTGAATATAAAACGGCTTTTGCAGCAGTAGGTGGTGATTTGAGTAAAATCATCATAGGATTGGCAGCTTATGGGCATACTTTTGCTGGAGTAGATTTTAATACGGGTTGGGATTTAAATAATTATCCATATGGACCTGGTGCTAATTATTCTGGAGCAGATGCCGGAGGCCCTTTAACTAATCAGGCTGGTTATTTATCCTACATTGAAATTGAAAAATCTATTCCACCACCATCTATTTTGAATCAAAGTTCAGTTACGGGTAAATTACCTGCTAATCCTAATAACCGTACATTTGGAGATTATTTTCCTCATCAAAACAATAATATTATAGTAAATAAAGGAGCTAGCGATTCATATTATTACAATGGATTTAAGTATGATGCTGATACAGGCTGTTATTATGCCTACAATTCTACAAATAATGTTTGGGTAAGTTTTGATACACCTAAAAATGCTTCTTTTTTAAACGCTGGACAGCCGAGCTCTATTGAAGTCAAATGCAACTATGTTAAGGCTCAAGGATTGGGAGGGGTGATGATCTGGCCTTTAGATAATGATCTCTATACTTCACCAGATGAATCTATTTTGAAAACGATGGTGGATACGATGCAATAG
- the racX gene encoding putative amino-acid racemase codes for MEIATIGILAGMGPKSTAPFIDQVVIQSQSILNAKEQIEFPPMMIYSLPTSFYMDKPMDHEVVKNEICQGLKRLEKSEVSFIVMPCNTAHIYYEFLQKCVKVPLINMIDMAVDSLPSNIKKVAILATSYTIDSQLYQKRLKEKGIEYLVDEELQVLVNQLISKITSEKDYGFIKNLWEKISNILIKKNIDTIIFACSDLNIILDKVQIQFNIVDPTLCLAKEAVKKWKKVNG; via the coding sequence ATGGAAATAGCGACAATTGGAATATTGGCAGGCATGGGACCGAAGTCAACAGCACCATTTATTGATCAAGTGGTGATCCAATCACAAAGCATTTTAAACGCAAAAGAACAAATTGAGTTCCCCCCAATGATGATTTATTCGCTTCCCACATCTTTTTACATGGATAAACCCATGGATCACGAAGTTGTAAAAAATGAGATATGCCAAGGACTAAAAAGATTAGAAAAGAGTGAAGTTTCATTTATAGTGATGCCATGCAATACAGCTCATATTTATTATGAATTTTTACAAAAATGTGTAAAAGTGCCATTGATAAATATGATAGATATGGCTGTAGATTCTTTGCCCTCCAATATAAAAAAAGTTGCCATTCTTGCGACCTCTTATACCATTGATTCACAGTTGTATCAAAAAAGATTAAAAGAAAAAGGTATTGAATACCTGGTGGATGAAGAATTGCAAGTACTTGTTAATCAATTAATATCAAAGATCACATCAGAAAAGGATTATGGATTTATAAAAAATTTATGGGAAAAAATTTCAAACATTCTAATTAAAAAAAACATTGATACTATTATATTTGCTTGTTCTGATTTAAATATTATATTGGATAAGGTTCAAATTCAGTTTAACATTGTGGACCCAACGCTATGTTTAGCAAAAGAAGCCGTTAAAAAATGGAAAAAAGTTAATGGGTAA
- the bcr_1 gene encoding Bicyclomycin resistance protein, translating into MKVQKLPLFNLLFLFSLGYIYFFIFSPTLPMLSEHFQVSVGEAQLTMTIFLLGFAISQLIYAPIANAFGRKKAIYFGCILAILGALMALYAYKINAFTFFLTARLIMAFGACVGTVLVYTMIADVYNLKHRKIKIIYLTLMLAVMNNVAVFIGGFLLDYLGVNWIFYFLILYAVLVLISSYFLPETAEEINIKHLRIEVFCKKYLVALKDPRIFIFGLISGFMAASIISFATVAPFIMMNQMKMSATDYGTWMLVTSIGLLVGSLFARFLAGKLSDFNTIVIFSICAVVSVFVMFLVFVFGFINPYTLFFPVTVYYIFIIIIFPNSAAMAIEHAVDKATSSSAFAFVYLMLATLTLFVMNILHEKRAFAIPLNFLVFMCAIAILLVIAKGAKCDRKKT; encoded by the coding sequence ATGAAAGTACAAAAGCTTCCCTTATTCAATTTGCTCTTTTTATTTTCCTTAGGATACATTTATTTCTTCATCTTTTCCCCAACATTGCCCATGTTAAGTGAGCATTTTCAAGTGTCGGTTGGTGAAGCGCAATTGACCATGACAATATTTCTTCTAGGATTTGCCATCTCTCAATTAATATATGCTCCTATTGCAAATGCCTTTGGACGAAAAAAGGCAATTTATTTTGGTTGTATACTTGCAATTCTTGGAGCTTTGATGGCTCTTTATGCATATAAAATCAATGCATTTACATTTTTTCTTACTGCACGCCTAATTATGGCTTTTGGTGCCTGTGTTGGAACAGTTTTAGTATATACAATGATTGCAGATGTTTATAATCTAAAACATCGAAAAATAAAGATTATATATCTTACGCTGATGCTTGCAGTTATGAATAATGTGGCTGTTTTTATTGGAGGGTTTCTTCTAGATTATTTAGGTGTCAATTGGATTTTTTATTTTTTAATTTTGTATGCGGTACTTGTTTTAATAAGCAGCTATTTTTTGCCAGAAACAGCTGAAGAAATAAATATTAAACATTTACGCATAGAAGTATTTTGCAAAAAGTATTTAGTTGCTCTTAAAGATCCTAGAATCTTTATTTTTGGTCTAATTTCTGGATTTATGGCAGCTTCTATAATCTCTTTTGCAACAGTTGCTCCTTTCATAATGATGAATCAAATGAAAATGTCTGCCACAGATTATGGAACATGGATGTTAGTCACTTCGATTGGACTACTGGTAGGTTCGTTGTTTGCACGATTTTTAGCGGGTAAATTAAGTGATTTTAATACAATTGTCATTTTTAGTATTTGTGCAGTAGTTTCAGTATTTGTAATGTTTTTGGTATTTGTGTTTGGTTTTATAAATCCATATACTTTATTTTTCCCGGTAACTGTATACTACATTTTTATTATTATAATATTTCCAAATAGTGCAGCGATGGCTATTGAACATGCTGTCGATAAAGCCACTTCTAGTTCAGCGTTTGCCTTTGTCTATTTGATGCTCGCTACCCTTACACTTTTTGTTATGAATATTTTACATGAAAAGCGAGCGTTTGCAATTCCTTTGAATTTTCTTGTTTTTATGTGTGCAATAGCCATTCTTTTAGTCATTGCAAAAGGAGCCAAGTGTGATAGAAAAAAGACCTAA
- the bcr_2 gene encoding Bicyclomycin resistance protein: MIEKRPNIFILMALISYPSFCAILYTPALPVMSIFFGVTDGLIQQSMTTFLLGYALGQLIYGPISNAFGRKKAIYFGILLSILGAFGCVVSYWVESLWVLLISRFIQAFGASCGINMTFTCINDCFEGKQARDIYALMPMSFAVVPILGVLFGGVLTEFFSWEFCFYFLILSGLLLLKLVTKLPESNSMLDRFAIRWQRVLISYFDTLKETTMLLYALVVGCGIAIYYIFAILAPFIATNNLSLTGFAYGEISLILGAGYLLGSLLSRGIDKIVRERTALLIGIIIETCAILGMLLSFSFGFVNIFSLFFLMMAVFFGQAFVFSNATLLGLRQAVDRATSSSMMSFIFISFSVIAVLSAGLLHRHEAIDLPMFLISFIALMWIIFFIAAKKEKQVE; this comes from the coding sequence GTGATAGAAAAAAGACCTAATATCTTTATTTTGATGGCGCTGATTTCCTATCCATCATTTTGCGCTATTTTGTATACACCAGCGCTTCCAGTAATGAGCATTTTTTTTGGGGTAACGGATGGATTGATCCAACAAAGTATGACCACATTTTTATTGGGTTATGCTTTGGGTCAATTGATTTATGGTCCTATATCAAATGCTTTTGGAAGAAAAAAAGCGATCTATTTTGGTATCTTGCTTTCTATACTTGGTGCTTTTGGATGCGTGGTTTCTTATTGGGTAGAAAGCCTTTGGGTTTTGTTAATTTCTCGTTTTATCCAAGCTTTTGGGGCAAGTTGCGGGATCAATATGACCTTTACCTGCATCAATGATTGCTTTGAAGGAAAACAGGCAAGAGATATTTATGCACTCATGCCAATGTCTTTTGCTGTTGTGCCCATTTTAGGTGTATTATTTGGTGGCGTTTTGACCGAATTTTTTTCTTGGGAATTTTGTTTTTATTTTTTAATCCTAAGTGGACTTTTATTGTTGAAATTGGTGACAAAACTTCCCGAATCTAACAGTATGTTAGATCGATTTGCTATTCGATGGCAGCGTGTTTTGATTTCCTATTTTGATACTCTCAAAGAAACCACAATGCTTTTATATGCTCTGGTTGTAGGGTGTGGAATAGCGATTTATTATATTTTTGCAATCTTAGCTCCTTTTATTGCCACGAATAATTTAAGTTTAACAGGTTTTGCTTATGGAGAAATTTCATTAATTTTGGGAGCAGGTTATTTGTTAGGATCTTTACTATCTCGTGGAATAGATAAAATTGTTAGAGAAAGAACAGCCCTTTTAATTGGAATCATTATTGAAACGTGTGCAATTTTGGGTATGCTTTTGAGTTTTAGTTTTGGTTTTGTTAACATTTTTTCGCTTTTTTTCCTTATGATGGCTGTGTTTTTTGGCCAAGCGTTTGTCTTTTCCAATGCCACACTTTTAGGACTAAGACAAGCAGTAGATCGTGCGACTTCTTCATCCATGATGTCATTCATTTTTATCAGCTTTTCCGTTATCGCGGTTTTGTCTGCAGGACTTTTGCACAGACACGAAGCGATCGACTTGCCTATGTTTTTAATCAGTTTTATTGCGCTCATGTGGATCATCTTTTTCATCGCAGCAAAAAAGGAAAAACAGGTGGAATAA
- the gmuF gene encoding putative mannose-6-phosphate isomerase GmuF, producing MSKVLYPMQLMPSFKDYIWGGQKLKTLFQKQTSMDPVAESWEVSVRDEGMSVVRNGEYQGKTLKQVWEYLKEELVGRHADPFPLLVKLIDAKEMLSVQVHPNEKIAKKLDSEAKNESWLILDCETDSHLYLGFKEGVAKEDVQKAFLDNTIESLLRKMPVQKNQVCFIPAGTVHAIGKGCVILEVQQSSDTSYRLYDWNRLGKEGKKRDLHIKQAMLALDVNLRPQIFEMEKIEQIEDSQRYLILQTPYFTIEKWSVKEYVKIPHIQTTFEVFFIQKGKGKISANTTVDVQMGETVLVPAKIPSIELQTEDEIEVVRICLH from the coding sequence ATGTCAAAAGTTTTGTATCCTATGCAATTGATGCCTTCTTTCAAAGACTATATTTGGGGAGGACAAAAGCTAAAGACTCTTTTTCAAAAGCAAACATCGATGGATCCTGTTGCAGAAAGCTGGGAAGTATCTGTAAGAGATGAGGGGATGAGTGTTGTTCGAAATGGAGAATATCAAGGAAAAACCCTCAAGCAAGTGTGGGAGTATTTGAAAGAAGAGCTTGTCGGTCGCCACGCGGATCCCTTTCCCTTGTTGGTGAAACTCATCGATGCCAAAGAGATGCTGAGCGTGCAGGTACATCCTAATGAAAAAATAGCAAAAAAACTCGATAGCGAAGCGAAAAATGAAAGCTGGCTGATTTTGGATTGTGAAACAGATTCTCACCTCTATTTGGGATTCAAAGAAGGTGTTGCAAAAGAAGATGTGCAAAAAGCGTTTTTGGATAACACAATAGAATCTCTGCTTAGAAAAATGCCCGTACAAAAAAATCAAGTGTGCTTTATTCCAGCAGGTACAGTACATGCCATTGGAAAAGGCTGCGTCATTTTAGAAGTACAACAAAGTTCTGATACAAGCTATCGCTTATATGATTGGAATCGCTTAGGCAAAGAGGGGAAAAAACGCGATCTGCATATCAAGCAAGCCATGCTGGCACTTGATGTCAATTTAAGACCACAAATCTTTGAAATGGAAAAAATCGAACAAATAGAAGATTCTCAGCGTTACTTAATCTTGCAAACACCCTATTTTACCATTGAAAAATGGAGTGTCAAAGAGTACGTCAAAATTCCGCACATACAAACAACATTTGAAGTGTTTTTTATTCAAAAAGGCAAAGGGAAAATCAGCGCCAACACAACCGTTGATGTACAGATGGGGGAGACAGTTCTTGTTCCTGCAAAAATTCCTTCTATCGAATTACAAACAGAAGATGAAATAGAAGTTGTGCGCATCTGTTTGCACTAA
- the sauU_1 gene encoding putative sulfoacetate transporter SauU: MTLRAWLIWFFASFFYLYELVLRISPGTMVDDLMGTLNITASGIGMLGAIYYLSYTPLQLPVGILMDCFGAKLWLTLACLLCGVGSFVFSLSNSFFWILGARFIIGIGSAFAWVGLIFLVSHWFKTTRRALMIGLASSIGMIGGIFGQGPLASIVQEIGYKETLWILGFFGIVLAVLMFIFIKDDPKQKFHHTKRENLKITKNAIRAIKTVCTNKQTWKVALYSTLILSSTTVFAELWGISFLQTKFNIDKTLAGFGTSIIYFGWLIGSPIVGFISDDIKKRRPPLIIGGLIATLCILVVIAVPNTPLWLNFALLFIFGAFSSVQLLTFSMAVELNPTYARGTAGALNNFVTMIGGLLLQPFVGWILTFLWKGGMQNNIPVYSFSDFRMALFILPLMCFLGFLLSFSIKETHCKQLKKKKHAFEFHQD, translated from the coding sequence ATGACATTGCGCGCATGGTTGATTTGGTTTTTTGCTTCGTTTTTTTATCTTTACGAACTTGTCTTACGCATTTCTCCTGGAACCATGGTCGATGATTTAATGGGCACGCTAAACATCACAGCCAGCGGGATTGGGATGCTTGGAGCCATCTACTACTTATCTTACACTCCCCTTCAGTTACCTGTCGGTATTTTAATGGACTGTTTTGGAGCAAAACTTTGGCTTACCCTTGCCTGTCTTTTATGTGGAGTTGGGAGTTTTGTTTTTTCACTCTCTAATAGTTTTTTCTGGATTTTGGGCGCACGTTTTATCATCGGTATCGGCTCCGCTTTTGCCTGGGTAGGACTTATTTTCTTGGTTTCACACTGGTTCAAAACAACCAGACGCGCACTGATGATTGGATTAGCTTCCAGCATCGGTATGATTGGAGGTATTTTTGGACAAGGACCTCTAGCCAGCATCGTACAGGAAATCGGCTACAAAGAAACGCTCTGGATTTTAGGATTTTTCGGGATTGTGCTTGCCGTTTTGATGTTTATTTTTATCAAAGATGACCCCAAACAAAAATTTCATCATACAAAAAGAGAAAATCTTAAAATCACAAAGAATGCCATTAGAGCAATAAAAACTGTGTGCACAAATAAACAAACCTGGAAAGTCGCTCTCTATTCTACGCTTATTTTGTCTTCCACAACTGTATTTGCAGAGTTGTGGGGGATTTCGTTTTTACAAACAAAATTTAACATTGACAAAACGCTGGCTGGATTTGGAACTTCGATCATCTATTTTGGCTGGCTTATCGGCTCTCCTATCGTGGGATTCATTTCTGACGATATCAAAAAAAGACGTCCTCCTTTGATTATTGGTGGTCTTATAGCAACGCTTTGTATACTTGTTGTCATCGCTGTACCTAATACTCCTCTGTGGCTAAATTTTGCACTCCTTTTTATTTTTGGAGCCTTTTCTTCTGTACAACTTTTGACGTTTTCCATGGCCGTTGAGCTCAATCCCACCTATGCTAGAGGAACTGCTGGAGCTTTGAATAATTTCGTCACGATGATCGGTGGACTTCTTTTGCAACCTTTTGTGGGATGGATCTTAACCTTTCTTTGGAAAGGTGGTATGCAAAATAACATTCCTGTTTATAGTTTTTCAGATTTTAGAATGGCGCTTTTCATCTTACCACTGATGTGTTTTTTAGGGTTTTTACTCTCATTTTCCATCAAAGAAACGCATTGCAAACAGCTCAAGAAAAAGAAACATGCATTCGAATTTCATCAAGATTAA
- the catD gene encoding putative oxidoreductase CatD — protein sequence MHFFYAIRNGLNRLWFIVPIVFRFVLSYGFIMTAVAKFNQIDATKAFFLHLNISLPILSAYLVMCIEGIGAVFLFFGFLTRLTALLLFIIMIVALQVVHGGILGPWQTDYQVPFFYALLLLGLVFGGAGAVSLDRLFFKKHE from the coding sequence ATGCATTTTTTTTACGCAATTCGCAATGGATTGAATCGTTTGTGGTTTATTGTTCCTATAGTCTTTCGGTTTGTGTTGTCATATGGATTTATTATGACAGCTGTTGCAAAGTTTAATCAAATAGATGCAACGAAAGCATTTTTTTTGCATTTGAATATATCATTGCCTATCTTGTCTGCATATTTAGTGATGTGTATTGAAGGCATAGGAGCTGTGTTTTTATTTTTTGGATTTTTAACGCGCTTGACGGCGCTTTTACTTTTCATTATCATGATTGTTGCCTTACAAGTAGTACATGGGGGTATTTTAGGACCTTGGCAAACGGATTATCAAGTGCCTTTTTTCTATGCCCTTCTACTTTTAGGATTAGTTTTTGGTGGAGCTGGAGCTGTGTCCTTAGATCGGCTCTTTTTTAAAAAGCATGAGTAA